GCTGATATCACGATAGACATCAAAGCGGAGACGGACAAAAATGGCGTGGGGACAGCGTTTTTTGGCTTCATAACAGCTCATTGCCGAATGCACGCCAAAGGAGCGAATCTCATAACTTGCCGCCGCGACCACACCACGTCCATTGGGGTCACCACCCACCACAAGGGGCTTGCCACGATAGGCAGGATTATCTCTTTGCTCAACGCTGGCAAAAAAAGCGTCCATGTCTAGGTGGATGATTTTTCGCATGATGAATTTGGTTTAAAAAGTTAATGATAATTTAATCTTTTAAAATACAACCCGCTTTTCTTAAAAACGATTTGATGTCTTTGCAATGATAATCTTCAATATTAATATTCATAATTTTAAGCTGTTCTTCAATGTAATCTAAATCAGTATAACCATACTTATCTTTAACGGGAGCTTTATCAATCATGAGCATTATTTTATGCTTTAAAGGTTTTGTGATGTATTTGATTTGGGGTGTTGATTGTCTCATTGGTGTGATGTGGGGAGTTCTAGTTCGGATGCATAGAACTTCATCAACAGTTTTTATTTCAAAAAAATCCAATTGATTTAGCAATGAACGCCATTTGGCATAACCATAATCACTGGCTTTTATCGTTGGGTAATTTGCATTCAAGTATTGTGTAACTTTTTTAAATTCTGAATATCCGTTTATTTTGTTGATATTCTTATCAATACTATCTTTTATGGCATTGATAAGAAGTGTGCGTTTTTTTAATTGCTCGCTTGTTAATGGGTTGATTTTTGGTTTTGGTGGCTCTTGTATTTTATCATCGGGCTTTAAGTCGGCTTTTTTCTTGGTATTTGATTGAGTATTGGCTTGATTGATTTTGTCTTCTTTGATTGCTTTGGTAGTGATACCGTCATTAGTTTGTTCGCTTGGGATTTCAAAAAATTTATCACAAGCAATAGTGAATTCTTTGATGGTTTTATTTTCGCCAAAACCAAATACTTGAATATTACCCTGTCTTAGGCGTAACGCTAAACCAATAAAATCGCTGTCTGATGAGATGATACAAAAGCCATCATGTCTGCCTGTATGCCATAAATCAATCGCATCAATGGCAAGAGCAAGGTCGCTAGAATTTTTGCCTGTGCTATAACTGGTCTGATGTTTTTTCTCAATGGCGTATTTTAAAATGGCACTTTCCCAAGATGACAGATGTGGCTTAGTAAAATCACCGTAAATGCGTTTGGCGGTAATTGTGCCAAGTGTGCCAATTTTATTAAAAACCCAGTCAATCTTTTGATGGCTGACATTATCTGCATCAATAAGAATGGCGATATTTTTTAACATATTGATTTCGCTTTTGTCGTTAGGGCGTGTTGAATGTTGGTATTTGCAATGAAAAATAAGATTTAGCCATTTTTCATGCAAAAATCAATGAAAGTATTAAATTCTCATCATATTTTGTAAATAATGTTATCAATGTTCGACACGCCCCAAATTGCCACTACAAAAATAGTGGCAATTTTTAAATGCTTTAATTTACGCCAAAGTCGCCCCCGCCACCATGCTATCAGGCAGTAGCACAACGGTCAATTGTCCGTCTTTTTCAGCCGATAAAATCATGCCTTCACTTACACCAAATTTCATCTTACGAGGGGCAAGGTTGGTAACACAAATCACCGTTTTACCTTGCAACTCTTCGGGCTTGTAAAACTTAGCAATACCGCTAAACACATTGCGAGTTTGTTTTTCGCCTTGTTCGTTCACATCGCCCACATCAAGGGTAAATTGCAATAGTTTATCCGCCCCTTCAACGTGATTACATTCAAGTACTTTGGCGACTTTCATTTCAACTTTGGCAAAATCATCAATGCCGATAAAGGCGTTTTGGTCGGTAGTTTCCACAGGCTTACTCTCTTTTTTGTTTGGTTTGGCTTTTTTGGTGTCGGTGGGTTGCAAGTTTTCTTTTGAGTCATCAACCATGGCTTGCACTTTTTTGGGGTCAATGCGTTGTAAAAGTGGCTTAAACTCATTGATAGAATGCGTTAAGACATTAAAACGTTCATCAAAATTCATGCTATCCACGTTCAAAAATTCTTTTGATTGCTCGGCAAGTGTCGGTAACACAGGCGATAAATAGACCATGATTTTGTGGAATAAGTTTAGCCCCACAGAGCAGATGTCTTGGACGTCTTGGCTGTTTGGGTTTTCTTTGGCAACCGCCCACGGTTTTTTGTCGTCAATGTACTGATTGGCAAGGTCGGCAAGTGCCATAATCTCACGAATGGCGGTGCTAAATTCACGGCTTTCGTAGTGCTTGATGATACTATCGCCAGCTTGGATAAATTTATTGACAAGTTCAGGCTCCGTGCAGGTAGCGGACAATTTATTATCAAATTGGGTATTGATAAATTTAGCACAGCGACTGGCGATGTTCACGACTTTACCGACAAGGTCAGAGTTTACTTTGGCGATAAAATCATCAAGATTTAAATCGCTGTCTTCTACTTTATCAGACAATTTGGACGCAAAATAATAACGCAAATATTCAGGGTTTAGGTGGTTCAAATACGTTTCGGCTTTGATGAATGTGCCACGAGATTTGCTCATTTTTTCGCCATTGACGGTCAAAAAGCCATTGACAAATAGGCTCGTGGGCGTGCGATAATTCGCCCCAGAGAGCATGGCGGGCCAAAATAAGGCGTGGAAATAGACAATGTCTTTGCCAATAAAATGATACACTTCGGCGGTACTGTCCGCTTTCCAATAATCATCAAATGACAAATCAGGGCGGTGGGCGGTCAAGTAGTTTTCAAAACTTGCCATATAGCCGATTGGAGCGTCCACCCACACATAAAAATATTTGTCGTCCGTGTCAGGGATTTTAAAGCCAAAATAGGGTGCATCTCGGCTGATGTCCCAGTCGGCAAGCCCTGCGTCAAACCATTCGTCCAGTTTGTTGGCGATAGAGACGGGCAGTCGTCCGTCATCTCGTGTCCATTTTTGCAAAAATTCGGTGAAGTTTGGCAATTTAAAAAAGTAATGGTCGGACGTTTTTTCCACAGGCGTTGCACCGCTTAGGGTGGAGCGTGGATTGATAAGTTCGGTGGCGTTGTAGGTCGTGCCACATTTTTCACAAGCGTCCCCATACTGGTCGTCCGCCTTGCATTTTGGGCAGGTGCCTTTGATAAAGCGGTCGGATAGGAACATCTCTTTTTCGGGGTCAAATAGCTGGGTTACGGGCTTGACAGCGATGTTGCCCGCCTTGTGGTTGGCAAGGTAAATGGCTTCGCTGTGCTTGCGGTTCGTTTCGCTGTGCGTGCTGTCATAATGGTCAAAGGACACGCCAAAACGGTCAAAATCTCGTTTATGTTCCACTTGCACGCTCTGGATTAGCTCTTCGGGCGTGATACCGTTTGCTTCGGCACGGAGCATAATCGCCGTCCCGTGAGCGTCATCGGCACAGACATAAATCACGTCATGCCCCATAGACCGCATGGCACGCACCCAAATATCGGCTTGGATATAGCCCAAAAGGTGTCCCATGTGGATAGAGCCGTTGGCGTAGGGCAGGGCGTTGGTAACAAGAATTTGGCGTTTGGCTGTCATGATGTACCTGTTTTAAAAATGATAAAATGGCGATTATTATAGCGTAAAAGCCGTGATAAAACCATGACAAAATGGGGTATAATGGGGCAAATTTTTGGGGCAGTCCTATGCAAAAGATGATTTTACTAAAACAAGAATTACTGGATATTATCGATAGTATCACGCCAATCATGTTCTTTTGGTTAAATGCGGTGGTATGGTCGCTATTGCTGATTTGTGGGTATTTGCTATTGGGTTTTTGGCACATATTCGTGGTAATTATCATGGTGGTGTTGATTTTATCTTCGGTGTATCATTACAGAAACCCGCCCATTAGAAATAATCAATTTATCTTTACCACGCCTATTTTTGCTTTGGCGTATGGCTTTGTCATTAATTCAGGCATATTATTCCAAGATGACTTTATCACGGACAAATCACAATTATCCAGCGTTACCGCCACTGTCCCTGCCGAATATGAATATGTGCGAACAGGCAGTGGTAAATATTCTCGCACGCATTATTATTTTGTCATTGGCGATGTTAAATTACACTGTTCTGATGATAATTATGATGAATGTGAAAAAGCGTATGCCTATAAAGACCAAACAGCAACGGTATTATATGCTGACGGACTGTTATATGATATGGAAGTGGACGGACAAAAGATATATGATTTTAATGAGCAACTTGCCAAACTTCAATATGACAGACAAAAGAAAATCTATGAATTTATCACATCATTGATATTGTTCGGTATTCCGTCTTTGGTGTTTTTCTTTTTAAATAAACGGGTCATTCGTGATATTGAAATCATAGAAGATGATAAAAAAGAAAAAGCCAAAAAGCCTTTAAATATTAAATTTAAAAATGCCAATAATACCGACAAATCAGCAGATGACACAAGGCAACACGATTTAAGCCATAATAGATTTAATAAAAAGAATGCCGATTATAAACAGCGATTACATGATAAATTATCCGCTCAAAGATTAAAACAACAACAAATCAAGGCACGCATTGGCAAGGGCGGTATTGCTTGGTCAATGTTATGTATTTTATTGGCGGTGGTAACATTTTTCTTGGCTTTTGTGATGCTCGTCATGGGGTCTTATGTGGGCGTGGTTATTTATCTATTATTGGTGGTGGGTTTTGCTTATTTGATAAAATTACCCAGCAGACACGCCAAAGCAGAAGTGGGCGATTATTATGAAATGAGTGAATATGAAGAATTGGCGGATTTGGAAGAATATGATTTGACAGGTGTTTATCATTATATTAGTGTGATTGGCTGGTTTGGGCTATATGTATTTTCTCCGATTGCGTTATTTTTATTGGTCTTTGTATTTGAATATATCAAGGACGGTAATATTAATGTGGCGATTGTTGTGGGAGTTTTTGTGTTATTATTGGTGGGTGTGCTTTATGCGATTATTAAAAGGGCAAAAAATATGAGAGATTGGGCGTTGGAATAAATTGAATTAAAATAAGGGCGGTAGTTATATGAACCGACCCCCAAATCTTAGACATAAGATTAAAGGTTAGGTTGTTGCAAGTGGTTGTATTAACCCTAATTGGACTAAGTTTCTGTACTTAACAGGACTTAGTCCTTTTAATTTGCTCTTTATTCTATCATGATTGTAGTAGTGTATGTACTCATCAATCACTTGTTTAAGTTCATCTGTTGATGTAAATGTGGTTGTCTCATAAAATATCTCTTGTTTTAGCGTACCAAAGAAGCTCTCTATCACAGCATTATCCAAACAATTGCCTTTTCTTGACATGCTTTGGGTTAAGCCTTGTTCTTTTAGGGTTTGTTGATACTGGTGCATTTGATAGTGCCAGCCTTGGTCTGAATGAATGATGGGTTTGTCATCCATCTTTTCTTGGCTTAGCTTGGATAGGGCATCATTTAACATCTCTTTGACCAACTCATACGTTGGTCTGTCCTTCATCGTATAACTGACAATCTCACCATTAAACAAGTCGATGATGGGCGATAGGTAGAGTTTTCTTTGAATGACACTGCCATCATTTGCCTTGTCTTGTACTTTAAACTCGGTGATGTCTGTTGCCCACTTTTGATTGGGTTTGTCTGCTTTAAAGTCTCTTTTGAGTATATTGTCCTGAATGGTATCTTTGCCCATTGTGCCTTTGTAAGTATTAAACTTACGTTGACGACGAACCAATGCTTTGAGTCCAAGTTTAGCCATCAGTCGTTGCACTCGTTTATGATTAATGACCATGCCTTTTTGGGCAAGCTGATTGTTAAGCTCTGATGTGATTCTACGATAACCATACCTGCCCTTGTGTTGGTGGTAGATGTGGTTAATGTGTTCTTTTAAGTCAAGGTCTTTGTCAGGCTTTGTACTTTGACGAATGTGGTAATAAAACACACTTCTTGGCAAGTTTGACACTGCCAATAAGTCAGCAAGTTTGTGCTTATGCCTTAATTCTTGGATGATCAGGACTTGTTCTTTGTTTGTACTGATTGTTCCTTTTGACGAATTAAGGCATCTAGCTTTTTTAGATAGTCATTCTCTGCTCTAAGATAGGCAAGTTCATCAAGCAAATCATCCACACTTTTTTCGTGGTCTTGTTTGGTTTTCCAAGTTGATTTGGTTTTATTAGCGTTGTGTTTGTTTGACATTGCTTTTTTGCCTTTGGGTTTGGGTATTAGTCCCATTATACCAAAGGCTTGGTAGGACTTTAACCAAGTTGACAGTAAAGAAGGTTGTGGCAGATTAAGCTCTATGGCAAGTTGTGTAAGCGATTTGCCCTGTTGTATGGCTTGAACGGCATTAAGCTTAAAATCTGTGTCATAGACAGCCTTTGTGTGTCGTCTTTTTATGCCATCAATGCCATGTGCTTGATAGAGTTTAACCCATAGCTCTACGGTTGTGTGGTTTAGATTAAAGTGTTTGGCGGTTTGTTTGTAGCCATGATGATTAAGATAATACCCAATCACAGACAGTTTAAAGTCGGTTGTGTATTTTGCCATAAAAAGCACCCCAAAGGTTAGTGTGTCTAACTTTTGGGGTGCGGTTCAATTTTGCCCTTATTTTTAAGTCGTCTTTAATTTGTTAAATGACTTTATACAAATTTTAAATGCCCGCCTTTTTTGGGTGGTTCGTCATCGCCGTCATCGTCAGTATCGTCTATGTCATCAGGGTCGTCAGGTGGGGTGTAGCCGTCATATTCGCTGGGGTCAAAGAAAAAGCCTTCGCTGGGATCTTCTTTGGCATAAATCCCTACCACTGCCTGCATGGGTATCCAGATGTCTTTTGAGACCCCGCCAAACCGCCCTTGAAATGATAAGCCGTCATTGTCAATCAAAAGATTATTGGTGGCTTGGTAAGATATGGCAAGCACCAATTTGCCGTCTTGGGCGTATTCGGTGGGGGCGAGTAGCTCAGGGTGGGTGGCATCTGTCATGAGATAGGGGGTAAAGCCGTTGTCTGTTAGCCACTCATGCATGGCACGGACGAAGTAGGGGCGTTTTGGGGTAAGCATGATTATGTCCTTGTTATTGGTTAAAGTAAATTGATGAATGTTAAATTATTAAAAATCATCATCGCTATAAACAGCAGGGGTGATGAGTGTCTTTTGAAAACTCGCTCTTGCCGATAGGCGTGCTTGATATGCCAGTAGTGGTTTGCACAGTTTGGCGGGTAAATGAATGCCTAGTATTGGTAAACGGTGCAAAAGTGGCAATAATAACACATCACACAGCCCAAATTCATCTTGCATAAAATAGTCATGACGAGCAAATAGGGGCGAGAGCGTGATGAGTGAATCGGTCAAGGTTTTTTTGGCATGAGTCGCTTCTGCTGGGTTAAAGCTATCGGGATGAGTCATCAAAATCCGCCCAAGCGAGAGCCAGTCTTGACGCAGTCGCCAAGCCAACTGACGCACCTTTGCCCGCTCTTTGGGGGTGGGTGGCAGTAGCTTATTGGCACCGTGCCGCTCTTCTAGGTATTCAAAAATCACCATCAGCTCATACAATGCCAAATCCCGCCCCACAAGTATAGGCAAGGTGTTATAGGGATTTAGCTCGGCAAGATATTCGGGTCGCTCATCAGGCAGGTAGGCAAATTGATGATTCACGCCCTTTTCTTCTAGCAAAAACCGCACCACATGGCTGTCATAGCCATCGTCACCATAGAGTAGGAACTGGGTGGGTAAAAGATGAGAAAAATCTGCCATGATATGAATGAGTCTGTTTTTGGGTGTTAAGTGTAACAAAAATTTTGGTAAAAGTGTGTAAATTTTGTCAATAAAAAAGACCGATGTGTATCGGTCTTTTTGGTCGGTGCTGGCTTATTTAACGTCTTTCCAGAATTCTTTGTTAAGTAGGTATACTGGAATGAGTAGCACAAGCAAGAACAGTAGCACGAATGCACCATAGATTTTACGCTGATGACGGACAGGCTCTGCCATCCATGCCATGAAGTTCACTAGGTCGCCCACACGAGCTTCATACTCTTCTTTGCCAAGCTCTTTTTGCATGTTGTGTAGCACATGGGGCATGGCAGCATTGGCAAGCACTAGGTTGTTAGCACCCCAAGGACGGCTTGGGTCTTCGTAGAATGACAGTAGGTAGGTGTATACCCAGTCATCGCCACGCAGACGAGTCACTAATGACAAATCTGGTGGTGCAGCACCAAACCATAGAGCCTGAGTATCAAGGTCAATTTCAGCGGTCACGTGGTCACCGATTTGGTCGGTGGTTACCATGAGATATTTTTCCATGAGCTCTGGTGGGATTTCTAGGTCTTGGGCGATGCGTGAATGACGCACATACTGGGCTGAGTGACAGCCCACGCAGTAGTTCATGAACGTTTGGGCACCACGTTGTAGCGAGCCTTTATTGGTTAGGTCAATGGGGGCTTTGCTACATTCTAGGGTGACTTTGGTACCATCGGCTTCGGTGAACTCGCCACAACCATGACCGCCTGCTGCTAGGGCAGATGACGATGCCATCATGCCACTTGCCAGTAGGAGACCAGCACCAAGCGATTTTAGAGTAAATGCTTTCATTAGTGACCTCCTCCTGTGACACGTTCGGGTGGTTGCTTGCACGTCTCCATGGTGGTATAGAACGGCATGAGAATGAAGTACAAGAAGTATAAAATGGTACAAATACGAGCAACAAGCGTACCTGTTGGTGTAGAAGATACCCCACCAAGATAGCCTAAGATTAGAAAGCTCACCACAAAGATGGCCAATGCAATCTTAGACAAAATACCTTTGTAGCGGATGGATTTTACAGGTGAGCGGTCAAGCCACGGCATGACAAACAAGATGGCAATCGCACCAAACATCACAATCACACCAGGTAGGGCAGAGCCGAACATGGATGGTGTGGCACGAAGCATGGCATAAAATGGCATGTAGTACCAAACAGGAGCGATGTGAGCGGGTGTTTTTAGAGCGTTGGCAACTTCAAAGTTGGGTTTTTCTAGGAAATAACCACCACCTTCTGGGGCGAAGAATACCACCGCAAAGAAACACATAAAGAACACCACAATACCAACCATGTCGTGTACGGTGTAGTAAGGATGGAAAGGTACGCCATCTAGTGGTACGCCATTTTTGTCTTTGAGTTTCTTAATTTCGATACCATCTGGGTTGTTAGAGCCGACATGGTGCAAGGCAACTAAGTGCATAAATACCAAGCCAACCAATACCAAAGGAATTGCCACAACATGCAGGGCAAAGAAACGGTTTAGGGTAATGCCTGAGATGATGTAGTCGCCTTTGACCCACTCAGCCAAACCGTCACCGATAAAAGGAATGGCGGCAGGTAGGTTTAGAATCACCTGAGCACCCCAAAATGACATGTTGCCCCAAGGCAGTAGATAGCCAAAGAAACCTTCTGCCATGAGACACAGATAAATCGCCATGCCGATAATCCACACCAATTCACGGGGCTTTTTATAGGAGCCATACATCAGACCACGGAACATGTGTAGATAGACGACCACGAAGAAAGCGGATGCCCCTGTGGAGTGCATGTAGCGAATGAGCCAACCGCCTTTGACATCACGCATGATGTATTCAAGTGAAGCAAATGCTCCTTCGGCACTGGGGTTAAACATCATGGTTAGCCAAATACCTGTCACCAATTGGTTAACAAGTACGACCATGGACAATACGCCAAAGAAATACCAAAAGTTAAAGTTCTTTGGTGCGTAGTATTTGGACATATGGTATTCATAAGTCTCTGTCGCAGGAAAGCGAGCATCAACCCAGCCCATAAATTTCTTAGCGATACTCATGTTATGCCTCCCCAACGGTCAAGATGGTGTCTTCAATCTTGTAGATAGGTACAGGTAGGTTCAAAGGTGCAGGCATGCTACTATAAACACGACCAGCTAAGTCGTACATAGAACCATGACAGGGGCAAAAGAAACCGCCCATCCAGTCAGCACCACCTAAGTCCGCCGCACCAACTTCGGGTCGGAATATGGGGGCACAACCTAAATGCGTACACACGCCCTCAACAACCAATATCTCAGGCTGAATAGAACGTGTTTCGTTTTTGCAGTTGTCAGGCTGTACAGACCCGTTAGACTCAGGGTCGGCAAGCTTCGGAGCTACCTTGCTTAGGTTGGCAAGCATATCTTCGGTACGTTTGACAACAAAGATAGGTTTGCCACGGTATTTTAACGTAATCATCTGCCCATTTTCGATGCTGGCGATGTCAGTGACGACAGCGGCACCTGCGGCTTCCGCTTTGGCACTTGGATACCAAGAACGCACAAATGGGGTGGCTATTGCACCGACACCAACTGCACCAATGGCGGCGGTGGATGCAATCAGGACTCTACGGCGTTTAACATTCACGCCTTCGGCATGGCTCATTAAAACTTCCTCCAGAAAATGAATGGGGGTTATCCCATACTGGGTGTGTGGTTATGATAAAACAGTTTTATCAAAAAAACCACATTTGCTGTGCCTATTTTTCTAAACATGACTATTTTAAGCTATTTTTGTAATAAAATAAATCGTTCTTTTACAAAGTTGTGAAAAAAATCCATAAAAATTGTCATGAATTTACAAAAAAGTTTAAGATTGTATAAAAATTAGACAAAGCCTACTAAAACACTCAGCTTTATTTGTAACTTTATGTAATTTTTTGTTACTATTGATTAAAATAAAGAATCTCTATCATACATCAATAACAAGATTTTTTATCAATTGTGAATTTATCTAACAATGAAAAATCTATATCAAATCAAGTTATTTTAATCAAGAATAACACATATAAAAAAACTCTCGAAGTTCGAGAGTTTTTTGAAAACGCAAAAATTAACGTTTCGAGAATTGTGGGCGTTTACGAGCTTTGCGTAGACCCAATTTCTTACGTTCAACTTCACGAGCGTCACGAGTCACAAAGCCAGCTGCTTTTAGAGCAGGTTTTAGCGTTTCGTCTGACTCAATCAAGGCACGAGTAATGCCGTGACGGATAGCACCTGCTTGACCGCTTGCACCACCACCAGTAACAGTGATGTATAGGTCATATTTGTCAGCAGATTCTAGAAGTTCTAGGGGCTGACGTACAACCATGCGAGAAGTCTCACGACCAAAGTATTCGTCTAGGCTCTTGCCGTTGATGACGATGTTACCAGTGCCTTTTGATAAGAAGACACGAGCGGTAGAAGTCTTACGACGACCTGTTCCGTAATTCTTTTCCATGTGTATCTCCTTAGATGTCTAGTACTTTTGGGGCTTGGGCGGCATGTGGGTGTTCAGTACCCGCATACAGTTTTAGCTTTTTAATCATCGCATAGCCCAAAGGACCTTTTGGTAGCATGCCTTTAACAGCTTTGTGTAGCACGTCTTCTGGCTTGTGAGCAAGAAGTTTGGTGAAGTTGGTCTCTTTGATACCGCCAGGATAGCCTGTGTGGCGATAGTATTTTTTGTCCTGAGCTTTTTTGCCAGTAACAGCGATTTTGTCAGCGTTGATGACGATGATGTAATCACCAGTATCAACGTGGGGGGTGTACGATGGCTTGTGCTTGCCACGTAGACGAGAAGCAATCTCAGAAGCTAGGCGACCTAGTGTTTTGCCTTCTGCGTCCACGACATACCAGTCATGTACAACCTCAGCGGGTTTGGCGCTAATAGTAGTAGTCATATAAAACCTATTTAGTTACGTTTGAGAGTTGAACAAATAAAAAGCCCAAAGGCTTGATTTTACTTGCTTTGTGAGTTGGGAAACGAAGGGCTCTCAAAAAACAGCGGTCATTATAACCAATCAAACACAAAAAAGCAATGAAAATTTGAGATGAATTTAGGGTGTGTCTGCCCTTTATAACACTATTTACAATATAGAAATATTTTAGAAATAAAGATATGTTTTTGCATGAAAAATGGCTATCCGACCACTTAATCAAGTAAATTTTTAAGATTTTAACTTAATTTTTTAAAATTAAGTGGTCGGATTGTTTTTCATAATAAAAACTTGTCTGATAGAACGACTATCAGCCTCAAGTTTTTTCCTTGAAAAACGGGCGATTCCCCTGCTTTTTTAAATAGGCATTTTTCATTGCAAATACAAAAGGCAGGCACGCCCCACAAAATAAACAATGATAAATACGCCGTGATAAAAGGTGTTTGAATTGACAAAATGGCAGAATGGGACTTTAAAATTTTATCAAATTTTCATAAAATGATGATAAGATAGATGATGTATGTTTTGTGATTTTAAAGATTTTATTTTTAAAAAGTTTAAAAGGAAAAGCCATGACCGCACCACACGCCCCAAAGACCGCCAAGCCAATCAGCAAGCCCAAAGCCAACTCTGATAATGTCACGCACCAAAATGCCGACACTGCTCCTAGTATTGAAAATCAAGCCATGCAAAGTATACTCGGGCAGACCCCTGCACCGACGGACTTGCACCACATTGAACAAATTATCGATGAATCAGGTAATTTTAGCCCTGACTGCTTTATCAATCGTGATTTGTCCACGCTACGGTTTCAGCTTCGGGTACTGGCTCAGGCGACCAATCCACGTCATCCACTGTTGGAGCGTATGTTCTTTTTGACCATTTTTTCATCAAATATGGATGAATTTTTTGAGATTCGGGTGGCAGGGCTTATCCAAAAAATGAAAAATGGTGATAAGTCAAGCAGTTTGGACGGGCGAAAACCGTCCGAGCTATTGGCAGAGATTAGCCAAGTGGCACACCGTGCGGTCGAAGAGCAGTACCGTATCTTAAATGAAGACATCTTGCCCGAGCTTGCCAAATCGGACATTCGCTACCTTAAACGTCATGAGCTGACCGATGCCCAAAAGGCGTGGATGCGGGAGTACTTTTTTAATCAAGTGTTGCCTGTCTTGACCCCTATTAGCATTGACCCTGCTCACCCATTTCCCCGAGTGGTC
This Moraxella sp. K1664 DNA region includes the following protein-coding sequences:
- a CDS encoding cytochrome bc complex cytochrome b subunit translates to MGWVDARFPATETYEYHMSKYYAPKNFNFWYFFGVLSMVVLVNQLVTGIWLTMMFNPSAEGAFASLEYIMRDVKGGWLIRYMHSTGASAFFVVVYLHMFRGLMYGSYKKPRELVWIIGMAIYLCLMAEGFFGYLLPWGNMSFWGAQVILNLPAAIPFIGDGLAEWVKGDYIISGITLNRFFALHVVAIPLVLVGLVFMHLVALHHVGSNNPDGIEIKKLKDKNGVPLDGVPFHPYYTVHDMVGIVVFFMCFFAVVFFAPEGGGYFLEKPNFEVANALKTPAHIAPVWYYMPFYAMLRATPSMFGSALPGVIVMFGAIAILFVMPWLDRSPVKSIRYKGILSKIALAIFVVSFLILGYLGGVSSTPTGTLVARICTILYFLYFILMPFYTTMETCKQPPERVTGGGH
- the metG gene encoding methionine--tRNA ligase, which codes for MTAKRQILVTNALPYANGSIHMGHLLGYIQADIWVRAMRSMGHDVIYVCADDAHGTAIMLRAEANGITPEELIQSVQVEHKRDFDRFGVSFDHYDSTHSETNRKHSEAIYLANHKAGNIAVKPVTQLFDPEKEMFLSDRFIKGTCPKCKADDQYGDACEKCGTTYNATELINPRSTLSGATPVEKTSDHYFFKLPNFTEFLQKWTRDDGRLPVSIANKLDEWFDAGLADWDISRDAPYFGFKIPDTDDKYFYVWVDAPIGYMASFENYLTAHRPDLSFDDYWKADSTAEVYHFIGKDIVYFHALFWPAMLSGANYRTPTSLFVNGFLTVNGEKMSKSRGTFIKAETYLNHLNPEYLRYYFASKLSDKVEDSDLNLDDFIAKVNSDLVGKVVNIASRCAKFINTQFDNKLSATCTEPELVNKFIQAGDSIIKHYESREFSTAIREIMALADLANQYIDDKKPWAVAKENPNSQDVQDICSVGLNLFHKIMVYLSPVLPTLAEQSKEFLNVDSMNFDERFNVLTHSINEFKPLLQRIDPKKVQAMVDDSKENLQPTDTKKAKPNKKESKPVETTDQNAFIGIDDFAKVEMKVAKVLECNHVEGADKLLQFTLDVGDVNEQGEKQTRNVFSGIAKFYKPEELQGKTVICVTNLAPRKMKFGVSEGMILSAEKDGQLTVVLLPDSMVAGATLA
- a CDS encoding IS3 family transposase, with product MSTNKEQVLIIQELRHKHKLADLLAVSNLPRSVFYYHIRQSTKPDKDLDLKEHINHIYHQHKGRYGYRRITSELNNQLAQKGMVINHKRVQRLMAKLGLKALVRRQRKFNTYKGTMGKDTIQDNILKRDFKADKPNQKWATDITEFKVQDKANDGSVIQRKLYLSPIIDLFNGEIVSYTMKDRPTYELVKEMLNDALSKLSQEKMDDKPIIHSDQGWHYQMHQYQQTLKEQGLTQSMSRKGNCLDNAVIESFFGTLKQEIFYETTTFTSTDELKQVIDEYIHYYNHDRIKSKLKGLSPVKYRNLVQLGLIQPLATT
- a CDS encoding NYN domain-containing protein is translated as MLKNIAILIDADNVSHQKIDWVFNKIGTLGTITAKRIYGDFTKPHLSSWESAILKYAIEKKHQTSYSTGKNSSDLALAIDAIDLWHTGRHDGFCIISSDSDFIGLALRLRQGNIQVFGFGENKTIKEFTIACDKFFEIPSEQTNDGITTKAIKEDKINQANTQSNTKKKADLKPDDKIQEPPKPKINPLTSEQLKKRTLLINAIKDSIDKNINKINGYSEFKKVTQYLNANYPTIKASDYGYAKWRSLLNQLDFFEIKTVDEVLCIRTRTPHITPMRQSTPQIKYITKPLKHKIMLMIDKAPVKDKYGYTDLDYIEEQLKIMNINIEDYHCKDIKSFLRKAGCILKD
- a CDS encoding helix-turn-helix domain-containing protein; its protein translation is MAKYTTDFKLSVIGYYLNHHGYKQTAKHFNLNHTTVELWVKLYQAHGIDGIKRRHTKAVYDTDFKLNAVQAIQQGKSLTQLAIELNLPQPSLLSTWLKSYQAFGIMGLIPKPKGKKAMSNKHNANKTKSTWKTKQDHEKSVDDLLDELAYLRAENDYLKKLDALIRQKEQSVQTKNKS
- a CDS encoding cytochrome c1 is translated as MKAFTLKSLGAGLLLASGMMASSSALAAGGHGCGEFTEADGTKVTLECSKAPIDLTNKGSLQRGAQTFMNYCVGCHSAQYVRHSRIAQDLEIPPELMEKYLMVTTDQIGDHVTAEIDLDTQALWFGAAPPDLSLVTRLRGDDWVYTYLLSFYEDPSRPWGANNLVLANAAMPHVLHNMQKELGKEEYEARVGDLVNFMAWMAEPVRHQRKIYGAFVLLFLLVLLIPVYLLNKEFWKDVK
- a CDS encoding ClpXP protease specificity-enhancing factor SspB encodes the protein MLTPKRPYFVRAMHEWLTDNGFTPYLMTDATHPELLAPTEYAQDGKLVLAISYQATNNLLIDNDGLSFQGRFGGVSKDIWIPMQAVVGIYAKEDPSEGFFFDPSEYDGYTPPDDPDDIDDTDDDGDDEPPKKGGHLKFV
- a CDS encoding glutathione S-transferase N-terminal domain-containing protein, with the protein product MADFSHLLPTQFLLYGDDGYDSHVVRFLLEEKGVNHQFAYLPDERPEYLAELNPYNTLPILVGRDLALYELMVIFEYLEERHGANKLLPPTPKERAKVRQLAWRLRQDWLSLGRILMTHPDSFNPAEATHAKKTLTDSLITLSPLFARHDYFMQDEFGLCDVLLLPLLHRLPILGIHLPAKLCKPLLAYQARLSARASFQKTLITPAVYSDDDF